DNA sequence from the Cohnella herbarum genome:
GGAATTTGTACCTGCTCCTCTTGGTTCAATGCAAACGTAGTTTGATCCTTCCACTCCTCCAGCGAACCGTCGATTTGAATTTCTCTTTTCTGCGGCAAGGAGAGAAGCACGTTTTTTGAATCCGTGGTTTCTAAGGCAAAATCCCCATTTGGTTTGGCAAAACTTACGGTAGGACGATCTTCCATATAAAAAGGCAATTCTATCGTTTGCGTCTGTCCGGAAGTCAACGAATCAATGGCAAATTGATCGTCTTGGACACCATCCGCCGACTGGCGCTTGATATGAAGTTGCCCGGTTTGATCGGATAGGGATGAGTTTAGAACCACGGCTTGGGTATGAATTTGCTTCGAATTAACGTCATAGTAGGTATTGAAAGTGATACTCAGCGGATCTACAACCTTCACGTAGGCTGAAATGGAAGTCATCTTGGACGTTTCCTGTTCCGACTTCGGCGTCATTACGATAGGGTAAATTCCCGAAACCGCATTGTCCGGCACCTTAACGCTCAGCTCAATATCCGACTTAGGTTCGAATGCAGAGTCGCTCGCAAGTTTCCAACCCTCCGGAAGCTGCATATTGATTTGACCCTTAACATCCGTTTGGGTTGGCTGCCGTTTAAGCCGAACCACCACGGAATCTCCTGCCGATGCGCGCAATCCTGAAGTCTCCGTTAAATACGTTTTATCGGACCTATCCATCGTATTGCGCATGAAGTGAGAAGTTGAAGCGACTATCGAATCCCAGTATTTCGAATTCGTATAGTTATGGCCTACGCCTTCCATCGTCAGAAAGTCGTAATACACCCCTTGATCCCGTAAAATACCGGATAACCTCTCGCTCGATTGATAAGGAACCGTGTTATCTTTCGTACCGTGAATCAGAATCATTGGCGGAAACTTAGCATTCTTAACATTCTCGAACATCGGGCCATAGATATCGATAATGGCAAAGATGCCGTACTGGTTCCGATTGCCATCCCTTAGAAACTCGTTGGCAAAGTTTATCGCCAACGATCCCCCTGCAGAATCGCCTCCGATAGCTATCCGGTTATGATCCATACGATACTCGCTTTGGTACTCTTTGATCCAATCCAACACACTCTTCACATCATCCATCGCGTCGTTCAACGTTCCGCCGAAATCCTGGAAAGGCTCATCGCGGAGACGATAGTTCGCGGATAGAACCACATACCCTCGACTGGCCCATTCGTTCGATATTTTCGCCGCATCCCTTTTGTCGCCCGCGCTGAAACCTCCGCCATGAAAGAAAACAACGACCGGGCGCATCGGCAAGGCATCGTTCTCAGGCTCGTAAAGATCAAGCGCAAGATTCTCTTGCTCCATCCGGAAATTCTCTTTCGTCCCATAGATGAGATCTTCATGCGCTTTAACCGTAAATTGCGACTCTAGAAATCTAAGGTCGTCCGTCTTCGCTTGTACCGGGACTGAAGAAACCGTAGCCGGCTGTACATCCGTTTGCTCATTCTTGGCTTCTTTCCCGCTCCCCTGCGAGTAGAAGATCGCCGCAACCGCCAAAACAATCAAACAAACGAAGAAATAGAACGCCCCTCTATTACGCATTACACAACCATCCTCTCAAATGACTGCAATACGATTTAACAGCATCTCCAATCTAATTACATAGTTCCATAATATGGAATAAAGGTCAACATCGCGTTTTCTTCCGTTGTATAAAATTTTCCATTCGAGACATCCTAACCCTTGTGCAAACTTATATGACGGAGGGAATCCCTATGAACAACAATAATCAAGATCAGCAATCGAAAGCCGAAGTACAGACGACTCCTCTGAACAAACTGCCCGTTCCGGGAGAGGACGACACGGAGTTTTCCGCGGAAGAAGCCGCCGATGCCTTCGAACAAAACGATTCGGCTAACGAAGAATAACGCGAAAGGGGCTGTACCGACGACGGTACGGCCCCTTCCGCACTAAAGATTCTATTATTTCAATCTATTGATATGAAAATGATGCAGGAACCGTTGAATAAACATTTTGGACGCTTGCGAGCCTTTATTCGTCTCGGAACGAGCCCATCCTAATTGAATCGGATCTTGTCCCAAGTTCCGAAGAATCCAGCTTTATCACCGGCGCGGAAATTGTCATCGATGGCGGAATGACCGCTTAAGTTCGCAACTTGAACAAAAGCTATGCATAACGCAAGGGGGATCCTCTATTTAGAGAATCCCCCTTGCTCGTTTAACTCTTCAATATCCGCTTCTTACGCTTCCCTAACTCTAGAAGGATTCGGAGCTTTCCCGGTTTCGGCTTCCTCCGCATTCCCCGTACGTTTAATGAAGAAGGAAAGCAGCAAACCGACTAATCCGATTCCGATGATAACCAGGTACGCATCATTGATCCCCTGGATAGTCGCCTCCATCAACATATGCTCCTTAGTCCCCGTGCCGCCCGCGGCGATCGTATCCTGAAGATGGCCCTTCGTGCTGGTCGTCATCACCGTGACGAGCAAAGCGGTACCTATCCCGCCGGCCACCTGTTTGATGGTGTTGGAGATGGCCGTACCATGCGCGTTCAGTCTTGCCGGCAATTGGTTCAGACCGGCCGTCGTGATCGGCATCAAGAACATCGCCATACCGAAGCGTCGGCCCGTGGACATCAGAACCAAATACGTATAGCTGGTGGAATCGGTCAGATTAACGAATCCGATCGTGGTCAAGATCGTAATCGCCATACCGATAATAGACAACCATTTCGCTCCGAACCGGTCGAATAGCTTCCCGGTTATCGGCATCATGATCCCCATCAGAAGCGCCCCGGGGAGCATCAGCAGTCCGGACTCCATGGCCGTATATCCGCGTGCGCTTTGCAAATACAGCGGAAGCAGCATCATATCCGCATACATGACCATCGTAACCACAATATTAATAACGGTCGTCAGGGAGAACATGCTGTATTTAAACGCTCTGAGATCGAGAAGAGGGCTCTTGGAAACCAGTTGTCTCCACGTGAACAAGATCAGGGCGACAACGCCAGCCACAATAGACACGATCACTTCCGTGCTAGACCAACCTTTGCTTCCCGCGCTGCTGAAGCCGTAAAGAACGGCGCCGAATCCGATCGTCGAGAGGATAACGCCCACAATATCAATTTTAGGATAGCTTCGTTCGGACGCGTTTTTCAAATAAATAAACGCGACGGCTATAACAATAACGACAAATGGAATCATTCCGTAGAACATCGTACGCCAGGAATAATGCTCCATAATATATCCGGCAAGCGTAGGCCCGATAGCCGGGGCGAAAATAATGGCGAAACCGACCATTCCCATAGCGGCACCGCGTTTGTCGGGAGGGAAAATGGTCAAGACGACGTTCATCAGCAACGGCATGATAATACCGGCTCCAGCAGCTTGAATCAAGCGGCCCGTCAGCAAAATGTCGAAGTTAGGCGCGACTGCCGAAACAATCGTTCCAAGGAGAAAAATAATCATGGAAGTCTGGAAAAGCTCGCGGGTCGTAAAACGTTGCATGAGAAACGCGGTGATCGGAATAAGAACTCCGTTGACCAACATGTAGCCGGTTGTCAGCCATTGAGCCGTAGACGCCGCAATGTCAAAGTCGACCATTAGTTCCGGCATTGCCACGCTCATAATGGTCTGATTCAGAACGGCGATGAACGCTCCCAGAATCATGACGAACAACAGGGGACCTTTCTTAATGGAGCTACTGTCAAAAGCCGAGTGATTACTCATGATGCTCAATCCTTTCAATTTTTAAGCTGAACTAATTAACACTTTGTAGTATAATAAACTCGATGTTTAAGATTATATTTCATTTAAGCTCGATTTCACAAACAACAGTAATCTGAAAAACGTTTATTAGTTTACATCCGAGCGAAATCTGGAGTCTAAGCGGAGAATAAACGACAGATTAGGGCCACGTTGTCGCACAGTAATTAATGGGAAAGGAATTGAGAGGACATGCCAACAGCTTCCAAGCGCACGGATCCACGTATCCTTCGTACGCGCCAATTGATTCGGGATGCTTTTATCGACTTGCTCGAGGAGACTGACCTTGAAAAAATAACGGTGAATCGCATTACGGAGCGAGCTACGATAAACCGCGTCACTTTCTATCTGCATTATCAGGATATTCCGGATATGCTGGAGAAGATGGCGGATGACATGGTTAGCGAAATTCAAGCTATCTATAGTGCTGTTCCGAATCCTTCTCGTACGTCGGACGTTGATTGGTCCATGTTCGTCCAAATGCTGGAGCACATCGCGGAAAATTCAAAATTTTACAAGGTGCTGCTCGCTTCCAAACGCATCCCCGTCTTTAACGAACGCCTTCGTAAGCTGATGGCCGATTTTATCTCCAGCAGAACAGAGAATCGAGAAAATCCCTTATCCGTTTCGGGGGTGAGCGTTCAGAGGGATATTGCAATCTGGTACGGCTCCTCCGCCTTCATCGGCACGATTATCTGTTGGCTTCGCAATGATATGCCTTATACGCCGCTGTTCCTAGCGAAGCAGCTTTCCCTGCTGGCTCCTTTCACATTTAGATACGACCAACTCAAAGATCCGAAATGAGCAAATAGAAGCCAATAACTTAGTGAAGGCGCATGCGTATGCATGCGCCTTCATAGAACCATTCTCGATATAATAAGTTACTCTCGGCATTGTCGCCTCATTATGTCATTCCTCTTTCGCCTTCGCCCGCTTGATAAAGAAACCGATTGCCAAGGCGACTAAAGAAAGAACGAAGCCGGTAATAAAGGCGTCTTGCATGCCTGCGACAAATCCGTTCACCGCTTCGGCCTGAGAATTCGGGTCCTCGGACGCATTCTTATAAGATTTCGTTCCGGAAGACATAATACTGATGAACAAAGCGGTACCCATTGCGCCGGCCACTTGCTGCAGCGTATTAAGGATTGCCGTTCCGTGCGGGTATAGATGACGAGGCAGTTGATTAAGCCCCGTCGTTTGCGCTGGCATCATTGCCATCGAGAATCCCGTTAGCAAAACAATATGAAGGACAATGACAACCCCAGCGCTCGTATCGCTTCCCACTCCAATGAACAGCCCGGTAGACAAAGCAACCAGAACCAGACCCGGAATAACCAGAACCCTCGGACCGAATTTATCGAACAGCTTGCCCGAAATCGGCGCCATAATGCCGTTGAGGATACCGCCAGGCATCAAAGCTAACCCCGAGCCGAAAGCCGTCATGAGCAATACGGTCTGAAAATATAACGGAAGGATGATCATAGCGGCGAATATCATCATCATTAGCAGGAAAATGAGCACCATGGCGAGCGAGAACAGAGGGTATTTGAAAACCCGAAGCTCAAGTATGGGCTCCTTGACGACCAATTGACGCCAAATGAACAATATAAGCGCTACGCTCCCCGCGAAGATCGTCCCGTACACCTCCGGTTCCGACCAAGAGCTTATCCCCGCTTTGCTGAACCCGTACACGACTCCTCCGAAGCCGATGCATGAAAGCAGAATAGACGCAATATCGACTCTGGGTTTCTTCAATTCGGATACGTTTTTCAGATAGATGCCCGCAAAAACAATAGAAAACGCCCCGAGCGGAAGGACTAAATAAAATAGCCACCGCCACGACAACGAGTCGATAATCAAGCCCGATAGCGTCGGTCCGATGGCCGGAGCGAACATGATAACAAGACCGATCAGCCCCATCGCTCCTCCCCTTTTTTCCGGCGGGAAAATCACGAGAATCGTAGTCATCAATACCGGTAACATGAGCCCCGTACCCAGTGCCTGAATGATCCTTCCGGTTAAAAGCATGCCGAACCAAGGAGCCAACGCGCAAACCATCGTCCCCGACAGAAAGATCGTCATAGCGGACAAAAACATTTGCCTCGTCGTAAACCATTGCTGAAGCAATGCCGTTACCGGAACGAGAATGCCGATGACAAGCATATAACCGGTAGACAACCATTGAACGGTCGAAGCCGTTACCGCGAATTGCTTCATCAGCTCCGGATAAGCGATATTCAACAACGTTTCGTTCAAGAGGGAGACAAACGCGCCAATAATCAATGCGGCAACGATTGGCCCTTTCTTTACCTCTCTTAAATCCGTAGTTGGAGCTCCTCTTCCCGCAATTGCCGTATCCATCCTCTTTCCCCCTCCTCGAAGTCGTAGCCCCATTGTTAGTCCCAATAAGTCAGCTCGATCCTATATCCACTCATTATATGGAAATAGGAAAAATTGTATATCGGCTTAGCTCAGGACGGATAATCGGGATTGGACGCTAGAAAATCGAACATTCGTTTGATATAATCTAGCCAAACGTACGTTCGGGAGATGAGAGATTTGGCTACTCAACCTGCTATTACCCTCGCGCAATATCAAAAGCATTTCCTTACGGAAGAGTCTTGCTTCGACTATCTTTACAAAACGAAGTGGCCCGAAGGTTATCGGTGTTCCAGATGCCAACACGACGATTGCTATACTCTAAAGACTCGCAACCACCCGTTCTATGAATGCAAAAATTGCGGAAACCAGACATCGCTCACCGTCGGCACCATTTTCGAGAAGACGAGAACCGATATCACCGTTTGGTTCGCGGCGATTTATATCGTCGGTCAGGATAACGACGTAACTACGGCAGCGATCGCGAACGAGTTGGAAATCAACTATGAAACGGCATGGACGATGGTGAGAAAAATCCGTAAAGCCTTAGCGAGCCCGGAATGCATCGCAAACGCACCCGCTTTGTGAAGTTTACGGGCGTACATTGCCGCAATGGGTCGGACATAGAGAAAAACAACCATCGACGACTATGAAAGTCGGCAATGGTTGTTAGCGGTACACTGGATACGAGTAATCAATCAGGTGGTTATTAACGTTTGCGGGCGACTACAGCTAACCGACCGTTCTCGGTAGAGTATTCGCACGTAGACAGTACGATAAGCCGGTCACCGTACTCGGCGGTTACACCCGTATCATAAAGGGCGAGTTTTCTAATGTTTTGAACATAGGAATCGAACTCGGCGGGCGAACCTACTTTCTCAACCTGATAATACTTAAATACGTCGTCCGATTTGCGAAATACCTCCGAGAGAATAACGGCCACAATCTCGTATTCCGCCTTCTCGTAAAGGGTGTCCAACCGGATCGAAGAATGCTCTTTATAGTAGCTTTCTTGTTTGTAATTCAGCAGATCCGCAAACATCAGGCCGCTTTTCATGTTATGGCCGTGAAGCAACAAAATATCCGAATCGTCTATTCGGTTCTGCGCGTCCAAAAAGGGAAGTCCGTTTTTGTTTTTCTTCTTATCGAAGTCATGATTGAGATAGTACTCCCCGTCCTGCGGATTCTGCATGACCGGAAAGTCGATTCGGGTGTTATCGATGGTCAGCCAACCGATCATGTCCGTGTTTCGCTCGTAAAGCTCTTGAAACTCGGGAAGTATCGCCGGCTTATTCGCCTGCTTGATAGAAAGCGGGGGTGTCCGCGCATCCCCGCCCGCATCCAATCTTATCTCCTCCAACTGCAGTGCCAGCTCTTCGATCTGCTTCTGGTCTTGATAATCCCGTATGAGATTCCGTGCAAGGCCTGCCACAGCAAAGACCAGCAGAAGGACGGAAAAGGCGATAAGAATTTTTTTTGTTTTTGTCATCTCTTATCGCCTCCCCGCATTAGTTGATCTTCTTCTTTCTGAATGGCATAGCGATTCTTAGTCCGATCAAGGCCATCAGAGCCAGCGCCATGTAGAAGGTCGAAGATGCGCCGCTGTCTCCCGTCTTCGGAACATCGTCCAGATCGTCATCTTCAGGCGGTCGGGCATCAATACCGTCACCGTCACCGTTTCCGTTGTTGCCGTCAGGCGGATTGCCGTTGTCGGTTCCGTTGTCGCCACCGCCAGGTGGGTTGCCGTTGTCGGTTCCATTGTTATCGCCGCCAGGCTGGTTGCCGTTGTCGGTTCCGTTGTTGTCGCCGCCAGGCTGGTTGCCGCCGTCGGTTTCGTTGTCTTCACCGTCAGGTGGGTTGCCTCCAGGCAGGTTGTCAACAGGTGGGTTGCCGCCGCGGCTACTCGGTTGCATTGGAACGTCATGTCTGACGATATCGAAATCGACAGAGATCATTGGACTCGTGTACGTGTCATACCCGGGCATCGTTACAATTAAATAGTAATCCGTTTCCGGGAATACCATGTACGCATAGAAGCCATTGGCGTCGCTATCCTGCTCCGGGCTCATGTTGTCGTGCGGCGGAAAATTCGGAACCGGAGGAAGCGTTACTTTCGTACCC
Encoded proteins:
- a CDS encoding transposase, with product MATQPAITLAQYQKHFLTEESCFDYLYKTKWPEGYRCSRCQHDDCYTLKTRNHPFYECKNCGNQTSLTVGTIFEKTRTDITVWFAAIYIVGQDNDVTTAAIANELEINYETAWTMVRKIRKALASPECIANAPAL
- a CDS encoding class B sortase, which codes for MTKTKKILIAFSVLLLVFAVAGLARNLIRDYQDQKQIEELALQLEEIRLDAGGDARTPPLSIKQANKPAILPEFQELYERNTDMIGWLTIDNTRIDFPVMQNPQDGEYYLNHDFDKKKNKNGLPFLDAQNRIDDSDILLLHGHNMKSGLMFADLLNYKQESYYKEHSSIRLDTLYEKAEYEIVAVILSEVFRKSDDVFKYYQVEKVGSPAEFDSYVQNIRKLALYDTGVTAEYGDRLIVLSTCEYSTENGRLAVVARKR
- a CDS encoding alpha/beta hydrolase fold domain-containing protein, translated to MRNRGAFYFFVCLIVLAVAAIFYSQGSGKEAKNEQTDVQPATVSSVPVQAKTDDLRFLESQFTVKAHEDLIYGTKENFRMEQENLALDLYEPENDALPMRPVVVFFHGGGFSAGDKRDAAKISNEWASRGYVVLSANYRLRDEPFQDFGGTLNDAMDDVKSVLDWIKEYQSEYRMDHNRIAIGGDSAGGSLAINFANEFLRDGNRNQYGIFAIIDIYGPMFENVKNAKFPPMILIHGTKDNTVPYQSSERLSGILRDQGVYYDFLTMEGVGHNYTNSKYWDSIVASTSHFMRNTMDRSDKTYLTETSGLRASAGDSVVVRLKRQPTQTDVKGQINMQLPEGWKLASDSAFEPKSDIELSVKVPDNAVSGIYPIVMTPKSEQETSKMTSISAYVKVVDPLSITFNTYYDVNSKQIHTQAVVLNSSLSDQTGQLHIKRQSADGVQDDQFAIDSLTSGQTQTIELPFYMEDRPTVSFAKPNGDFALETTDSKNVLLSLPQKREIQIDGSLEEWKDQTTFALNQEEQVQIPDWNGVEDLGGTGYISWDENNVYIGLEMTDDKHVQQNTGGDIWQGDSMQFAFSMIDSDGKATGTNEIGVALHQDGSMANWRWAAPQGIDMGEVILLDQAISRSGNKTVYEVAVPWVELGIFEVSTGMHLKFSLLCNDNDDGIRRGWIEYNGGIGYKDEEAFGDLFLISNP
- a CDS encoding TetR/AcrR family transcriptional regulator yields the protein MPTASKRTDPRILRTRQLIRDAFIDLLEETDLEKITVNRITERATINRVTFYLHYQDIPDMLEKMADDMVSEIQAIYSAVPNPSRTSDVDWSMFVQMLEHIAENSKFYKVLLASKRIPVFNERLRKLMADFISSRTENRENPLSVSGVSVQRDIAIWYGSSAFIGTIICWLRNDMPYTPLFLAKQLSLLAPFTFRYDQLKDPK
- a CDS encoding DHA2 family efflux MFS transporter permease subunit, translating into MDTAIAGRGAPTTDLREVKKGPIVAALIIGAFVSLLNETLLNIAYPELMKQFAVTASTVQWLSTGYMLVIGILVPVTALLQQWFTTRQMFLSAMTIFLSGTMVCALAPWFGMLLTGRIIQALGTGLMLPVLMTTILVIFPPEKRGGAMGLIGLVIMFAPAIGPTLSGLIIDSLSWRWLFYLVLPLGAFSIVFAGIYLKNVSELKKPRVDIASILLSCIGFGGVVYGFSKAGISSWSEPEVYGTIFAGSVALILFIWRQLVVKEPILELRVFKYPLFSLAMVLIFLLMMMIFAAMIILPLYFQTVLLMTAFGSGLALMPGGILNGIMAPISGKLFDKFGPRVLVIPGLVLVALSTGLFIGVGSDTSAGVVIVLHIVLLTGFSMAMMPAQTTGLNQLPRHLYPHGTAILNTLQQVAGAMGTALFISIMSSGTKSYKNASEDPNSQAEAVNGFVAGMQDAFITGFVLSLVALAIGFFIKRAKAKEE
- a CDS encoding DHA2 family efflux MFS transporter permease subunit — protein: MSNHSAFDSSSIKKGPLLFVMILGAFIAVLNQTIMSVAMPELMVDFDIAASTAQWLTTGYMLVNGVLIPITAFLMQRFTTRELFQTSMIIFLLGTIVSAVAPNFDILLTGRLIQAAGAGIIMPLLMNVVLTIFPPDKRGAAMGMVGFAIIFAPAIGPTLAGYIMEHYSWRTMFYGMIPFVVIVIAVAFIYLKNASERSYPKIDIVGVILSTIGFGAVLYGFSSAGSKGWSSTEVIVSIVAGVVALILFTWRQLVSKSPLLDLRAFKYSMFSLTTVINIVVTMVMYADMMLLPLYLQSARGYTAMESGLLMLPGALLMGIMMPITGKLFDRFGAKWLSIIGMAITILTTIGFVNLTDSTSYTYLVLMSTGRRFGMAMFLMPITTAGLNQLPARLNAHGTAISNTIKQVAGGIGTALLVTVMTTSTKGHLQDTIAAGGTGTKEHMLMEATIQGINDAYLVIIGIGLVGLLLSFFIKRTGNAEEAETGKAPNPSRVREA